One genomic segment of Hordeum vulgare subsp. vulgare chromosome 2H, MorexV3_pseudomolecules_assembly, whole genome shotgun sequence includes these proteins:
- the LOC123429051 gene encoding bisdemethoxycurcumin synthase-like: protein MAGSSPKVSEIRCAQRAEGSAAMLAIGTANPANKVSQEEYPDYYFRVTKSEHLTDHKDTFKIICGLTGTENRFFYHTDELLNSHPVLLNHTSPSREARHDIVAKAAPELAAAAAKKAIEKWGRPATDITHIIVSTNSDAGAPSADVRLVSLLGLRADVCRTMLHLNGCFAGCSALRLAKDLAENNRGARVLVACMELAISGFCSPGEGDCLDTLITHALFGDGAGAVIVGADPMHAVENPLFEMVSVSQTLVPNTEHLLTLELGSHGTHGKVYTKLPTLVADTMEPCLLKAFAPLEMDFQWNDLFWAVHPGSRGIMDQLDKTLQLEPTKLAASRTVVQNFGNMFSATVIFVLEELLRRMEEEGERAEWGAMVGFGPGFTIETMVLHAAGALNKK, encoded by the exons ATGGCAGGCAGCTCACCCAAGGTTAGCGAGATCCGGTGTGCGCAGCGTGCGGAAGGCTCCGCGGCAATGCTGGCTATCGGAACAGCAAATCCTGCGAACAAGGTGTCCCAAGAAGAGTACCCTGACTATTATTTCCGCGTCACCAAGAGCGAGCACCTTACTGATCATAAAGACACATTCAAGATAATAT GTGGTCTCACGGGCACGGAGAATCGTTTCTTCTACCACACGGATGAACTGCTCAACTCCCACCCTGTCTTGCTGAACCACACTTCGCCGTCCCGCGAAGCTCGGCATGATATCGTGGCCAAGGCTGCTCCAGAgcttgcagcagcagcagcaaagaaggCCATTGAAAAGTGGGGACGTCCGGCCACTGACATCACCCACATTATCGTCAGCACCAACTCTGATGCCGGTGCCCCAAGCGCCGACGTGCGCTTGGTTTCACTCCTTGGCCTTCGCGCCGACGTGTGCCGTACGATGCTCCATCTTAATGGGTGCTTTGCCGGCTGCTCCGCCTTGCGCCTAGCCAAGGACCTTGCTGAAAACAACCGTGGGGCACGCGTCCTCGTGGCTTGCATGGAGCTCGCCATTTCTGGCTTCTGCAGCCCCGGCGAAGGGGACTGCTTAGACACCCTCATTACTCACGCGCTGTTCGGTGATGGGGCAGGCGCGGTTATCGTCGGCGCCGATCCCATGCACGCCGTCGAGAATCCTCTGTTTGAGATGGTGTCCGTCTCTCAAACCCTCGTGCCAAACACCGAGCACCTGCTCACCCTGGAGTTGGGGAGCCACGGCACTCATGGCAAAGTTTACACCAAACTGCCCACACTGGTGGCAGACACCATGGAACCTTGTCTTTTGAAAGCATTTGCTCCACTTGAGATGGACTTCCAATGGAATGACCTCTTCTGGGCAGTGCACCCCGGCAGCCGTGGCATCATGGACCAACTTGACAAGACACTCCAGTTGGAGCCGACGAAGCTAGCGGCGAGCCGAACTGTCGTACAAAACTTTGGAAACATGTTTAGCGCCACCGTGATCTTCGTGCTTGAGGAGCTGTTACGtcgaatggaggaggaaggagagcgaGCTGAGTGGGGTGCCATGGTGGGATTTGGACCAGGCTTCACTATAGAGACCATGGTGCTCCATGCAGCCGGCGCTCTCAACAAAAAATAG